From the Montipora capricornis isolate CH-2021 chromosome 2, ASM3666992v2, whole genome shotgun sequence genome, one window contains:
- the LOC138023101 gene encoding carbohydrate sulfotransferase 11-like isoform X1, whose product MLVRLVKFTVVMLLWLACFFVLISLSGINKKYTTTSKAIHTKSFLAESTMLFPYSLQKKTDVQALEEKQRERQDHVKKYCKSHNLIHFNGTIDRKKLGYLKVNEKYKVLYCHIPKVACTQWNKVFLALRERPNVDLGIHNRGNYKWLNKGYSDEEIKWRLQTYFKFVFVREPFERLLSAYQDKFVETPDIYFMKKYATKIIENFKHYTDRNSDNELTFKKFIYYITSIGFNNDRHWATYESLCLPCHIQYDFIGHFNDMQEEARYLLRRTGMDKEVTFSPFLSHNTSSKMLANFATIPKAKILQLAKLFEKDYQMFNYPFPGVLSDLLGDITS is encoded by the exons ATGCTCGTGCGCCTGGTAAAGTTCACCGTTGTGATGCTCCTGTGGTTGGCTTGTTTCTTCGTGCTAATTTCGTTGTCAG GAATCAATAAAAAGTACACCACAACATCAAAAGCTATCCACACAAAG AGTTTCCTGGCGGAAAGCACTATGCTATTTCCATAttcacttcaaaag AAGACCGACGTCCAAGCTTTGGAAGAGAAACAAAGGGAGAGACAAGATCATGTTAAGAAATATTGCAAATCGCACAATCTTATCCATTTTAACGGAACTATTGACCGAAAAAAATTAGGATATTTAAAGGTAAACGAGAAGTATAAAGTACTGTATTGCCATATCCCTAAGGTGGCGTGTACTCAGTGGAATAAAGTATTTTTGGCTCTCAGAGAACGCCCGAATGTCGACCTTGGCATCCACAATCGAGGAAACTACAAGTGGCTTAATAAAGGTTATTCTGACGAGGAAATTAAATGGAGACTCCAAACTTACTTCAAATTTGTATTCGTTCGTGAGCCTTTCGAAAGGTTGCTGTCAGCCTACCAAGACAAGTTTGTTGAAACGCCAGATatatatttcatgaaaaaataTGCAACCAAGATTATAGAAAACTTCAAGCACTACACAGATCGCAATTCAGACAACGAGTTAACATTTAAGAAATTCATATACTACATAACTAGCATTGGGTTCAACAACGATCGTCACTGGGCAACGTACGAAAGCCTCTGTCTTCCTTGCCATATACAGTACGACTTCATTGGTCATTTCAACGACATGCAAGAAGAAGCTCGGTACCTTCTCCGACGGACAGGAATGGACAAAGAAGTGACTTTTTCGCCTTTTCTTAGCCATAATACGTCGAGTAAAATGCTGGCGAATTTCGCTACGATTCCCAAAGCTAAGATTCTTCAGCTTGCTAAGCTCTTTGAGAAGGATTATCAAATGTTCAATTACCCCTTTCCAGGAGTTCTGTCAGACCTTCTGGGAGATATTACGAGTTAA
- the LOC138023101 gene encoding carbohydrate sulfotransferase 11-like isoform X2, with product MLVRLVKFTVVMLLWLACFFVLISLSGINKKYTTTSKAIHTKKTDVQALEEKQRERQDHVKKYCKSHNLIHFNGTIDRKKLGYLKVNEKYKVLYCHIPKVACTQWNKVFLALRERPNVDLGIHNRGNYKWLNKGYSDEEIKWRLQTYFKFVFVREPFERLLSAYQDKFVETPDIYFMKKYATKIIENFKHYTDRNSDNELTFKKFIYYITSIGFNNDRHWATYESLCLPCHIQYDFIGHFNDMQEEARYLLRRTGMDKEVTFSPFLSHNTSSKMLANFATIPKAKILQLAKLFEKDYQMFNYPFPGVLSDLLGDITS from the exons ATGCTCGTGCGCCTGGTAAAGTTCACCGTTGTGATGCTCCTGTGGTTGGCTTGTTTCTTCGTGCTAATTTCGTTGTCAG GAATCAATAAAAAGTACACCACAACATCAAAAGCTATCCACACAAAG AAGACCGACGTCCAAGCTTTGGAAGAGAAACAAAGGGAGAGACAAGATCATGTTAAGAAATATTGCAAATCGCACAATCTTATCCATTTTAACGGAACTATTGACCGAAAAAAATTAGGATATTTAAAGGTAAACGAGAAGTATAAAGTACTGTATTGCCATATCCCTAAGGTGGCGTGTACTCAGTGGAATAAAGTATTTTTGGCTCTCAGAGAACGCCCGAATGTCGACCTTGGCATCCACAATCGAGGAAACTACAAGTGGCTTAATAAAGGTTATTCTGACGAGGAAATTAAATGGAGACTCCAAACTTACTTCAAATTTGTATTCGTTCGTGAGCCTTTCGAAAGGTTGCTGTCAGCCTACCAAGACAAGTTTGTTGAAACGCCAGATatatatttcatgaaaaaataTGCAACCAAGATTATAGAAAACTTCAAGCACTACACAGATCGCAATTCAGACAACGAGTTAACATTTAAGAAATTCATATACTACATAACTAGCATTGGGTTCAACAACGATCGTCACTGGGCAACGTACGAAAGCCTCTGTCTTCCTTGCCATATACAGTACGACTTCATTGGTCATTTCAACGACATGCAAGAAGAAGCTCGGTACCTTCTCCGACGGACAGGAATGGACAAAGAAGTGACTTTTTCGCCTTTTCTTAGCCATAATACGTCGAGTAAAATGCTGGCGAATTTCGCTACGATTCCCAAAGCTAAGATTCTTCAGCTTGCTAAGCTCTTTGAGAAGGATTATCAAATGTTCAATTACCCCTTTCCAGGAGTTCTGTCAGACCTTCTGGGAGATATTACGAGTTAA
- the LOC138037377 gene encoding uncharacterized protein has translation MANFNPYRFTSAHYSPADYSQYGDGLFSPFSSQMFSQDSQPSNSQPSFDSAFEHGQPIQPSPAPSAASGGTKKSNQRERWGFDDEKVLLQLWADNIEKVESKDSRKAWEEICKALNERQGLRKTVDQCQRKVKHLKNQYKEKKDWNRRQSGGNLRKSPHYDIIDSVLGCRDIITCNNVEQAGTQAAESSRSSENSPETSSAEPPSSSSSAGCATPTTAVCSVARRRERKKVKGQKRPARVHDSDSEDDTIGEAIKKLATEGEQMASVMERMQDSQAQQIQLMSQLVGCFNKYVENNKKS, from the coding sequence ATGGCGAATTTCAACCCATACCGATTTACAAGTGCGCACTATTCACCTGCTGATTATTCTCAGTATGGGGATGGCTTGTTTTCACCCTTTAGCTCGCAGATGTTTTCGCAAGACTCGCAGCCTTCGAACTCGCAGCCGTCTTTTGACAGCGCTTTTGAACATGGGCAGCCAATCCAGCCATCACCAGCCCCTTCAGCTGCCTCGGGAGGAACAAAGAAGTCCAACCAAAGGGAGAGATGGGGTTTCGACGATGAGAAAGTTCTCTTGCAGCTTTGGGCTGACAATATTGAAAAAGTTGAGAGCAAAGATAGCCGCAAAGCCTGGGAGGAAATCTGCAAGGCGCTGAACGAAAGACAAGGTCTAAGAAAGACCGTCGACCAGTGCCAGCGCAAAGTTAAGCATTTAAAGAACCAGTACAAAGAAAAGAAGGACTGGAATCGTCGGCAAAGCGGAGGGAATTTACGCAAAAGTCCTCACTACGACATAATTGATTCTGTCCTTGGCTGCCGTGATATCATCACGTGTAACAACGTGGAGCAAGCTGGTACACAGGCTGCAGAAAGCAGTAGAAGCTCGGAAAATAGTCCAGAGACAAGTTCTGCTGAACCGCCGAGCAGTTCCAGTTCAGCTGGTTGCGCCACCCCTACAACCGCTGTTTGTTCAGTGGCAAGAAGAcgcgaaagaaaaaaagtgaagGGTCAAAAGCGGCCTGCTCGCGTGCATGACAGCGACAGCGAGGATGATACCATTGGCGAGGCCATCAAAAAGCTTGCCACTGAAGGGGAACAAATGGCTAGTGTTATGGAGCGGATGCAAGATTCGCAAGCACAACAAATACAGCTCATGTCCCAACTTGTTGGTTGTTTTAATAAGTATGTGGAAAATAATAAGAAATCATGA
- the LOC138037378 gene encoding uncharacterized protein: MRLVLVFLATFLQSMFNLFNVQNLIGLYALHNIRQRQILALAALNRRRRMQRRRNRRFRFWCLPRPRQSWFEIHYNDHRIPDGFFKQQLRVRRATFNQLLNNVSPHVARQDTSMRNCVPVEKILAIGLYRLAHGNSYVSTAPAFNVGKSTVIEAVQDVVNVLYDQRNRYIKFPTTIAEMTECIATFERTRSELPNVAGAIDGTHIPIIAPREDAVDYFSRYQQHDMIVQGVVDGTGKFIDAVAGFPGSAHDARVLRNSNIYQEAEQGNILQAPRVDIDGNDIGPYLVGDSAYPLTPWLIKPFPEGTNDPDEKTFNKELSRARVVVERAFGILKGRWRVLQKRLDSSLNFAIKTTIACIVLHNFCIEANDDWDDDNDDDPPNNDGNNNVVVGDADEIRGTLKDFVCGNV; the protein is encoded by the coding sequence ATGAGGCTGGTGCTAGTTTTTTTAGCAACATTTCTTCAATCTATGTTTAACTTGTTCAATGTACAAAACCTTATTGGTTTGTACGCATTGCACAACATTCGCCAACGGCAAATCTTGGCTCTTGCCGCTTTAAACCGACGTCGACGGATGCAGAGAAGACGAAATCGCCGATTTAGATTTTGGTGTTTACCACGGCCACGACAGTCATGGTTCGAGATCCATTATAATGATCACCGGATTCCTGATGGCTTCTTTAAGCAGCAGCTTCGAGTTCGAAGAGCAACttttaatcagcttttgaacaacgtAAGTCCACATGTCGCAAGACAAGATACATCTATGCGAAACTGTGTTCCAGTAGAAAAGATTTTGGCGATAGGTTTATACAGATTAGCACATGGCAATTCGTATGTCTCCACTGCCCCCGCTTTTAACGTCGGAAAGTCCACGGTCATTGAAGCAGTACAAGATGTCGTGAACGTTTTATATGATCAGCGAAATCGTTACATCAAGTTCCCTACGACGATTGCGGAGATGACTGAGTGTATTGCAACTTTTGAGAGAACAAGATCTGAGTTGCCAAATGTTGCAGGTGCTATAGATGGGACACATATCCCAATCATCGCGCCCAGAGAAGATGCAGTTGACTATTTTAGTCGTTACCAGCAGCATGATATGATTGTTCAAGGGGTTGTAGATGGCACTGGAAAATTCATTGACGCAGTTGCAGGATTCCCTGGGAGTGCTCATGATGCAAGGGTTTTGAGAAACAGTAACATTTATCAAGAGGCTGAACAGGGAAACATTCTGCAGGCTCCACGGGTAGATATCGATGGGAATGATATAGGTCCCTACCTAGTTGGAGATAGTGCTTATCCGCTAACACCCTGGCTCATAAAGCCATTTCCAGAGGGGACAAATGATCCTGATGAAAAAACCTTCAACAAAGAGCTTAGCAGAGCAAGAGTTGTTGTAGAGCGTGCCTTTGGAATTTTAAAGGGACGTTGGAGAGTGCTACAGAAACGCCTAGATAGCTCCCTGAATTTTGCAATCAAAACTACCATTGCATGTATTGTTCTTCATAACTTTTGTATAGAAGCTAATGATGACTGGGATGATGACAACGACGATGATCCACCCAACAACGATGGAAATAATAATGTGGTTGTTGGAGATGCTGATGAAATAAGGGGTACATTGAAGGACTTTGTTTGTGGCAACGTATAG